DNA sequence from the Bacillota bacterium genome:
GGGAGTACTACGCGCTCCGCGGCTGGGAGGACGGCGTCGTCCCCGAGGCCAAGCTGCGCGAGCTGGGCATCGAGCCGGTGCGGAGCGGGGCCGCCTGAGCAGAGCCACCGCCCGGCCGCGGCCGGGCGGCGGCGCCCTTTCTCCACGCATGCGATCCGGGGGCCGCCCCTGCGGGGTGGCCCCCGGCCACGCGGCCGGGGGTCGAGAGGAAGAGGACGACCGCCCGCGAATACCTGGATTGTCACAGTTGCTGCTTTGTCAGCTGTACGATCCTGCCTCTCTTCCCCCTTCCCCCGGCGTTCGGGACGATCCATCCGCACTGCCCACCGACTCCCCAAGGAGGTGTCCGCGTGGAGGTCACCGTCCGTCTTTCCGTCAACGGCCGGCCCGTGGAGGCGGCCGCGGAGCCGAGGACGCTCCTGGTCCACTTCCTGCGCGAGACGCTGGGCCTGACCGGTACCCACGTCGGCTGCGACACCAGCCAGTGCGGCGCCTGCACGGTCCTGCTCGACGGGCGGGCCGTCAAGTCCTGCACGCTTCTGGCCGTCCAGGCCGACGGCCGGGCGGTCACCACCGTCGAGGGCCTGGCGGAGTTGCTGCCGGCGGAGGCCCGATTCGAGGGGCTCCACCCGCTGCAGGCCGCCTTCTGGGAGAAACACGGGCTGCAGTGCGGCTTCTGCACACCCGGCATGCTGATGACGGCCGCCGACCTCCTCTCGCGCAAGCCGGAGGCCACCGAGGCCGAGATCCGCGAGGGCCTGGAGGGGAACCTCTGCCGCTGCACCGGCTACCAGAACATCGTGGCGGCCGTGCGCCTCGCCGGCGAGCGGCTGCGGACGGCGGGCGTCGCGGCGACGGACGCGGTGGCGGCGCCGGTCGGCTCGCCGGCACGGGGGGGTGCGCGCTGATGCCCACGCTCTTCGGCACCCCGCTCAAGCGGAAGGAAGACCCCCGCCTGATCACCGGCCGCGCCACCTACACCGACGACCTCCGCCTGCCCGGCATGCTTTACGCCGCCATCCTGCGCAGCCCCCACGCCCACGCGCGCATCCGCGCGGTCGACGTCTCGGCTGCGCTGGCCACACCCGGCGTGGTCCGCGTCTACACCGGCAAGGATCTCGAGGGGCGCCTCGGCCCGATCCCGACCGCCTGGCTCGTCCCCGACGCCGACCTGAAGACGCCGCCGCATCCGGCCCTCGCCTCCGAGCGCGTCCGCTACACGGGCGACGGCGTGGCCATGGTGGTCGCCGAGAGCCGCGCCGCGGCCCGGGACGCGCTGGAGAAGATCCGCGTCGAGTACGAGCCGCTTCCCGCCGTGGTCGACGCCGAGAAGGCCATGGAGCCGGGCGCGCCGCAGGTCCACGACGAGGTTCCCGGCAACGTGGTCCTTCACTGGCGCGCCGGCGACGGCCCGGAGGCGGCGGAGAAGGCGATCGCCGGGGCGGAGGTGGTGATCCGGCGGCGCCTGCGCAACCAGCGCCTCATCCCCACGGCCATGGAGCCGCGCGCCGCGGTGGCGCAGTACAATCCGGCCACCGGCGAGCTGACCGTCTGGCTCACCTCGCAGAACCCGCACATCCACCGCTTCCTTCTTTCGGGGGCGCTGGGCATCCCCGAGCAGAAGCTGCGCGTCGTCGCGCCGGAGGTGGGCGGCGGCTTCGGCTCCAAGATCCCCTTCTACCCCGACGAGGCGCTGGTCGCCTTCGCCGCCCGCGACCTGGGGCGGCCCGTCAAGTGGACGGAGGAGCGCTCGGAGAACTACCGCGCGACCACGCACGGCCGCGACCACGTCCAGGAGCTGGTGCTGGCGGGCACCCGCGACGGGCGCATCACGGCGCTCCGCGTGCGCGCCATCGCCAACCTGGGCGCCTACCTCTCCACGGCGGCCCCCGGGGTGCCCACCATCCTCTTCGGCCTCATCGTCGCCGGCCCGTACGCCATTCCCCATGTGGACGTGGAGGTCTTCGGCGTGCTCACCCACACCACGCCGGTGGAGGCCTACCGGGGCGCGGGACGGCCCGAGGCCACCTACCTGCTGGAGCGGCTGGTCGACCTCTACGCCCGGGAGATCGGCATGGACCCGGTGGAGGTGCGGCGCCGGAACTTCATCCCGGCCGGCCGCTTCCCCTACACCACGCCCACCGGGCTGACCTACGACTCCGGCGACTACGGGCGGGCGCTGGAGAAGGCGCTGGAGCAGCTGGACTACGCCGCCCTCCGCCACCAGCAGGAGGAGCTGCGCCGCCAGGGGCGCTTCCTGGGGGTGGGCTTCTCCAGCTACGTGGAGATCTGCGGCCTGGGTCCGTCCAAGGTGGCCGGCGCCGTCGGCTTCCAGGGCGGCCTCTGGGAGAGCGCGCTCGTCCGCGTCCACCCCTCGGGCAAGGTGAACGCCTACATCGGCAGCTCGCCCCACGGCCAGGGCGAGGAGACCACCTTCGCCCAGGTGCTGGCCGACGAGCTGGGCGTGCCGGTGGAGGACGTGGAGATCGTCCACGGCGACACCGCGCAGACGCCCATGGGCTGGGGAACCTACGGCAGCCGCACCACGCCCGTGGGGGCGAGCGCGCTGGCGGTGGCGGCACGCCGCGTGGTGGAGAAGGCGCGCGCCATCGCCGCCCACATGCTGGAGGCGGCGCCGGAGGACTTGGACTTCCGCGAGGGCGTCTTCCGGGTGCGGGGCGTTCCGGACCGGCAGGCGACGCTGGGGCAGGTGGCGCTCCAGGCCCACCTGGCCTGGGATCTTCCGGAAGGCGTGGAGCCCTCGCTGGAGGCCTCCGCCTTCTACGACCCCGCCAACTTCGTCTACCCCTTCGGCACCCACGCGGCGGTGGTGGAGGTGGAGCCGGCCACGGGCCGGGTGAAGCTCCTCCGCTACGTCGCCGTCGACGACCCTGGCCGGGTGATCAACCCGCTGATCGTGGACGGGCAGGTGCACGGCGGCGTGGTGCAGGGCATCGGCCAGGCGCTCTGGGAGGCGGCGGTCTACGACGAGGCCGGCCAGCTGCTCACCGGCTCGCTGATGGACTACGCCCTGCCGCACGCGGCCCAGCTGCCGATCATCGAGACCCTCCGCACCGAGACGCCCTCGCCCGTCAACCCGCTGGGCGTCAAGGGCGTGGGCGAGACCGGCACCATCGCCTCCACGCCGGCGGTGGTCAACGCGGTGATGGACGCCCTGGCCCCCTTCGGCGTCGACCACCTCGACATGCCCCTGACGCCGGAAAAGATCTGGCGGGCCATCCGCGAGGCGGAGGCCCGGCAGGGAGGTGAGGCGGCGTGATCCCGGCGGCCTTCGAGTACCGGCGTGCCACGAGCCTCGAGGAGGCGCTGCGCCTCCTCCAGGAGGCGGGATCCGAGGCCAAGCTCCTGGCCGGCGGCCACAGCCTGCTGCCGCTGATGAAGCTCCGCCTGGCGCAGCCGGCGGTGCTGGTGGACATCGGCGGCCTCGAGGAGCTGCGCGGCATCCGCCTGGAGGGGGAGGAGCTGGTGATCGGCGCGCTCACCCCGCACGCCGAGGTGGCCGCCTCGGCCCAGGTGGCCGAGGCCTTCCCCCTCCTGGCCCGCGCGGCCGCGGCCATCGGCGACCTGCAGGTGCGCAACCGCGGCACGGTGGGCGGCAACCTGGCCCACGCCGACCCCGCCTCCGACCTGCCGGCGGTGGTGCTGGCGCTCCAGGGGCGCCTGGTGGCGCGGGGAGCCTCCGGCGAGCGGGTGATCCCCGCGGGGGACTTCTTCCTCGGGCCCCTCAGCACGGCGCTGGAGCCCGGCGAGATCCTGACGGCGGTCCGCCTGCCGCTCCTGGCGGGCCGGGTGGGCACCGCCTACGTCAAGCACCGGCATCCCGCCTCGGGCTACGCGGTGGCGGGCGTGGCGGCCGTGGTGCGCCTGGCGCCCGACGGGAGCGTCGACGAGGCGCGCCTGGGCGTCACCGGCGTCGGCCTCGCGCCCTACCGGGCCCGGGCCGCGGAGGAGGCGCTGCGCGGCCGGCGACCCGAGCCGGAGGTGCTGCGCGAGGCGGCGGCCCGCGCCACCGACGGCGTGGAGGTGACCGGCGACCTCTACGCCTCGGAGGAGTTCCGTGCCTACCTCTGCCGCCACCACGCGGCCGAGGCGCTGGAGGAGGCGCTGGCGGCGGCCGCCTGAGACGCGCGTCGCCTGGGGTCGCCCCGCTTCCTGGGGTAGGATCGGGGCGGAGGGTGAAGCGTGATCCCGGACCCCCCGCCCCACTCGCCGCTCTCCCCGGCGGCCGCCGACCCCCCGGTCCCGCGCCGTCCAGGGCCGGCAGCGGCGCTCTGGCGGCAGAACTGGCGCTGGGTGGAGGAGGACCGTCCCGCGGAGCCGGCCTGGAACCTGGCCCTGGACGAGGCGCTGGCCGAGCGGGTGGGCGCCGGCGAGGCGCCCCCCTTTCTGCGCCTCTGGACGGGGAGGCGTTCACTGGTCACCAGCCGCTACGACCCCGGGCTGGTCGACCGCCGGGGCGCGCTGGCCTGGTGCCGAGAGCACAGCTACGACCTCCTGCTCCGCTCAAGCGGCGGCACGGCCGTCGTCCATTCGGAGTGGACGCTCAACCTCAGCGCCGCCGTCCCCGCCCGCGACGGCTTCCCCTCGATCGCCCAGGCCTACGAGCTCTTGCCCGCGGGCCTCCTGCTGGCGCTGGCCGAACTGGGCCTGAGGGCGGGCTACGGCAGCGTGCCGGGAAGCTTCTGCGACGGCCGCTGGAACCTGGTCGCCCGCGGCCGGAAACTGGCCGGCACCGCCCAGCGTCGCCGCGCCGGCTACGTCCTCTGGCATGCGGTCCTGCTGGTCTCGGGCGGGGAGCGGGAGCTGGCCGCCATGAACGCCGACATCGCCGCCTTCTACCGGGCGGCCCGCGCCCCGGCGGAGGCGCCCGACGCCTCGGCGCTGACCAGCGTGGAGCTGGAGTGGCGCGCCGCCCATCCCGGCGCCGGCGCTCCGCCGCCCTCGCGGCGGGAGCTGGGCGAGCGCATCCGCGCGGCCTACGGCCGCCTCTGCCAGCGCCTGGAGACCGGGCCGGCCACGGAGGACGAAAGGGAGCGAGCCGCCCGGCTCGCCCCCTCCTGCCTGCCGCCGGAGCCCGCGGATGCGGACCGTTGAACGCCGTCTCAGCGCGCCGGCGCCGCCCCGCCCTTGCGCTCCATCTCGCGCTGGCGGAGCTCGACGCGGCGGATCTTGCCGCTGACCGTCTTGGGCAGGTCGTCGACGAACTCGATCTCGCGCGGGTACTTGTACGGGGCCGTCCGCTCCTTGACGAACTCCTGGAGCTGGCGCGCCAGCTCCTCGCTGGGTTCCCAGCCGCGCGCCAGGACGACGAAGGCTTTGACGATCTGGCCGCGCACCGGATCGGGGCTGCCCACCACCGCCGACTCGGCCACCGCCGGGTGCTCCAGGAGGACGCTCTCGATCTCGAAGGGGCCGATGCGGTAGGCGGCGCTCAGGATGACGTCGTCGGCGCGGCCCACGAACCAGAAGTAACCGTCCTCGTCCCGGTAGGCGCGGTCGCCGGTCAGGTACCAGTCGCCGCGGAAGACCTGCGCCGTCCGCTCGGGGTCCTTCCAGTATTCGCGGAAGAGGCCGACCGGCCGCTCGGGGCGGACGCGGATGGCCACGTCGCCCTCCTGGCCGGGCGGCAGCTCGCGGCCCTCTTCATCGATGACCGCCACGTCGAAGCCGGGCACCGGCTTCCCCATGGAGCCGGGCCGGACCTCGGTGCAGGGGAAGTTGGCCAGGCAGACGACCGTCTCCGTCTGGCCGTAGCCGTCGCGGATGGTCAGGCCGGTGGCGCGCCGCCACGTCTCGATCACCTCCGGGTTGAGCGGCTCGCCGGCGGCGACGCAGTGGCGCAGGGAGGGGAAGCGGAAGGCCGAGAGGTCCTCCTGGACCAGCATGCGGTAGTTGGTGGGGGCGGCGCAGAGCGTGGTGACCGGGTAGCGCGCCAGCATCTCCAGCGTCCTGCGCGCGTTGAAGCGGGCCGTGTGGTGGACGAAGACGGCGGCGCCCATGATCCAGGGGCCGAAGAAGCTGGACCAGGCCGCCTTGGCCCAGCCGGTGTCCGAGAGATTCCAGTGCAGGTCGTCGGGCTTCAGGTCGAGCCAGTAGGCGCCGGTGACGTAGTGGCCGATGCCGTTGGAGGCCTGGGTGTGGAGCGTCATCTTCGGGTAGCCGGTGGTGCCCGAGGTGAAGAAGAGGACGGCGGGATCGTCGGCGCGGGTGTCGCTTCCTTCGAAGGAAGCGTCGCCGCCCTCCACCAGCTCCTCGTAGCCCAGCCAGCCCTCGCGCTCGCCCTCCACCAGGATGCGCGCCCTCAGCCCGTTCCAGCCGCCGCCCGCACCCCCCGCCTCGGCCAGCGCCTCGTCCACCTTGGGCGCGTTCTCCGGATCGGTGATCACGGCCGCCACCTCCGCGGCCCGCAGCCGGTAGGCGATGTCGCGCGCGGTCAGCTGGGTCGTCCCCGGGCTGAAGACGACGCCCGCGCGGAGCGCCGCCAGGACGCTCTCCCACCAGGCGACGCGACGCGGGAGCAGCAGGAGGAGGCGGTCGCCCGGCCTGAGCCCCAGCGCCAGCAGCGCCGAGGCCAGGCGGCGGGAGCGTTCGCGGAAGCGGCCGAAGGAGATCTTCTGCTCATGGCCCTCGTCGTCCACCCAGAGCATGGCCATCCGTTCAGGTGTCGTCTGCGCGTGGGCGTCGAAGGTGTCGCGGGCGAAGTTGAAGCGCTCGGGCACCTGCCAGCGGAAGGAAGCCACCTCCTGGGCATAATCGCTCATGTTCACTGTCGTCGTCACCTTCCTTCGGCGAGGCGATTGCCCGGCATTTCGATATCCGCCGGCACCCTTCCTCTGGCGAAAAAAGGGGGGCGGCCGCCTGCCCCCCCCCTCCCCTCTCCGCCGGGCCGCCCGCTCTACGTCGTCCCGCCGGTCCGCTGGAGCTGCAGGTGGAAGGCGCGCAGCACCATGACCGCGGCCTCGGCCCGGACGGCCCCGCGCCCGGCCAGGAAGCTCCCGTCAGGATAGCCCGAGACCAGCCCCAGCGCCCTCGCCTCGGCGACATAGGGCCGTTGCCAGGCCGGAATGGCGGCGTCGTCGGCGAAGCCCGTCGCCCCGCCGTAACCGTGCGCCGCCGGATCGCGATCACCCAGGGCGCGGACCAGCCAGACGGCGATCTCGCCGCGCGTCACCGGCCGGTCCGGTAGGAAGCCGGACCCCACCTCCTCCGGCGCCAGCAGGCCCTCCTCCGCGGCGCCCTCGAGGAGCCCCTTGGCCCAGTGTGACCGCGGCACCGAGGGCAGGCGGTCGCCCGCCGCGATCAGGCGGAAGCCCAGCGTGCCGGCCACGATGCTCACCATCTCGGCGCGCGTCACCGCCTGACCGGGCCGGAAGCTCCCGTCCGGGTAGCCTGCGACGCCGCCCAGGCGGACCATTTCCGCCACCGCGTCGCGCGCCCATGAGCCCGCCAGGTCGCCCAGCGGCACGTCGAGCGGCAGCGCGACGAGCGGACCTGCACTCCAGCTCGCCTGACCGCCCTGCACCTCCACCGACCAGCTTCGCCGGGCCGCCAGCGCACCGCCCTGGTCGTAGGCGCGCACCTCCAGCGCGTGGGCGCCCTCGGGCAGCTCCAGCTGGACCGCATACGGAACGCCTGTCGCCACCGCCAGCCGGCGGCCGTCGAGCCAGTACTCCACGCGGTCGACAGCCGGGTGAGGCAGCCGGACGTAGGCGGCCAGGCTCAGGCTGGCCGGCGTCTCCCGGCCGTCGGTCAGCTCCTGGTAGCGGTAGGGAGCGCTCTGGTCGAAGCGGGTGACGTAGTACGGATCCTGCACCGCCTGCCGGTACGCCTCCAGGAGCGGCCCCTTCAGATGGTAGTCCCGCCCCGGGCCGCCCTGGTCGGCCTGGTCGAAGTAGAAGACCCCCTTCACCCGAGGATAGAGGAGCGGGATATAGCCCCAGAGGCGCCGGACGTTCCGGACGGCCCAGGCGGCGTCAACCTGGCCGGTCTCGTGCTGGACGAGGTCGACGCCCGTCTCGGCCACCAGGATGGGCTTGCGCTCCGCGTACAGCTGGTAGACCTGAGCCAGATCGTCCAAGGGGTCGAGGTTGGGCCCCTGGTTGTAGATGGCCTCCATCAGCGGCCGGTCCTGGGGTTTGGCGGCGTAGAAGGCCTGGTCGGCGTAGAAGTCGACGCCGACGAAGTCGACGGCATCGTCGCCGGGATAGTACTCCGGCAGGGTGTCGGCGGGCTGCACATTGGGCGCCCAGACCATGTAGACGCGGCTGGAGGTGGCGTGGACGACGTCGGCCACGTGGCGGAAGGCCTGCCGGTAGGCCTCGGGCTGGCCGCCCCAGGGCACCCAGCTCCCGTTCATCTCGTGGGCGAAGCGGAGGAGCACCGGCACGCCGAGCGCGTCCAGGTCGCGGACCAGCTGCCGCAAGTAGACGTCGTCGTAGGCCTGGGAGAGCCCGCCCTCCGGCTCCAGCGCCAGCTGGAGCGGGACCTGCTGCGCCGTCACCGCCTGCGCCACCCACGCAGGAAGCGGCTGTCCCCAGACCAGGTAGGCCAGGATGGCCTGCGGCCGCCCGACGTACCCCGGAATCCGAGAGAGATCCATGCCGACCGCCGGGTCCGCGTCGTACGTGCCGCCGGTCAGCGCCCCCGACCCGTCCAGGAGGCCGGCCGCGGGATCGGCCGGCAGCCGGGCGTAGAGGCGAAGGTCGGTGCGGTACTCCCTCGCCAGCGAGGCGGGGCCCAGGGCGGACTGGGGGTGGCCCAGGGCGTTCCAGGCGTCGGCCGACTGCCGCCAGGCCGCCACCGCCTGCGGATAGAAGCCGCGATCGGCCTCGGCTTGGGCGAGCTTGGCCGCAAAGACCGCCACCCTCTCGAGCGAGGTCGGATCGGAGTGCCCCGCCGACAGGGTCAGGATCGCCCGCCAGTCGGCGACGGCCCGAGCCAGGTCGCCCGCTCGGTAGGCGGCTTCACCCGCCTGGTAGAGGTCCCAGAAGCGGTCGGCCCAGGCGACCCTGCCCGCTCGGAACCCGCTACCCGCCCCGAAGAGCACCGTCACCAGGAGGGCGGCGAGGAGGCGCGCCGCGCCCCGCTTCCTTGCCCGTCTCGCTTCCGTCCCCGTTCCCCTCCCCTCGCCGCTTCGCTCCCCGCGGAGACGGCCCAGACGCCTTCTCCTGCGGCTGGATCGTACGGGAGAGCCGGTCATGGATCCTGCCGGAGGAGGCGGGGCGGAGGGCGGCTTGACAGCGAACGGTTCTCATTCTTACTGTGGAGTCCGGAACGCCCGTCCTACGGGTCACCTTACTCTCCGTGTGCGGCCGGTCGAAGGCGGCGAGGCGCCCGGCGCGGCCCGGCACGCGGAAGGCGGAGGGGGAAGGCCATGGATCCCATGACGGCGCAGGCAGCCGGAGGCTACGGGGCCCTGGACATCGCCGTCCTGGTGCTGCGGGAGGGGTTCGAGGCGCTGCTGGTGGTGCTGGCGCTGCTCGGCCTGGCTGCCCGGAGCCCGGCGGGGGAGCGGCGACGCCAGGAGACGGCGGTCGCCGCCGGCATCGGCGGAGGCCTTCTTCTGGCCCTTCTCCTGGCCTGGGCCGTGCGCCGCTGGCTGGCCGCCGAGGCGGCCGCCGCGGGGCGCGAGCTGGTCTCGGGGCTGGCTGGCCTGGCCGCCGTCGTCCTCATGCTCGGCGTCGGCTCCTGGCTCCACGAGCGGAGCACGGCGGCCGGCTGGAACCGCTACCTGAAGCAGCAGATGGAGTCGGCGGCCGCCCGCGGCAGCCTCCTCCGCCTCGCCCTGGTCGCGGGCACCGCGGTGCTGCGCGAGGGGGTCGAGGTGGTCGCCTTCTTCGCCGGCCTGGCGGCCTCCGTCGCCGCCGGCCAGGCGGCGCTGGGGCTGGTGCTGGCGCTCCTCCTCCTGGCCGCGGCGGGCTTCGCGGCGCTCCGCTTCGGCTGGCGCCTGCCGACCCAGAGGGTCTTTCTGGTCGCCTCGCTCCTCCTGGACGTGCTGGCCTTCAAGTTCGCCGGCGCCGGCATCCACGCGCTCCAGGAAGCCGGCCTCGTCCCCGAGTCCGCCGCTCCCCTGCCGGGCTTCGCCCCTCTCGGCCTCTACCCCACCTGGCAGTCGTCGCTGGCCCAGCTGGTCGTGCTCCTGGCGGTGACCGCCTTCTGGCTCGAGGCCCGCCGCCGCGACCGGGCGGCGCTCGGCGCAAGCTGAAAAGGCGGGGGCGGGCCGCGGCCCGCCCCCTTCTATTGTTCAGCGCCCGTGCCCGCCCCTCCCCGGGCCGCCCCCCGGGCCCGCGGAGGGAGGCCTCCGGCGAGGACGTCTACTTGTTGGCGAAGAAGTTGGCGTTCTTCTCGATGTAGCTCTTCCACTGGTCCGGGACGTCTTCCTGGAAGTAGATCGCGCTCACCGGGCAGACGCCGACGCAGAGGCTGCAGTCGATGCAGAGGCTGGGGTCGATGTAGAGCTGGTCCTCGCCCTCGACGATGCAGTTGACGGGGCAGACCTCCTGGCAGGACTTGTCCTTCACGCCGATGCACGGTTCGCAGATGACATAGGCCATGCTGTCGACCTCCTTGGATGTTCGCCGTCCACGCCGGCCCGTGGCGCCTCCCGGCCCACAGCCCGAGTCTACCGCAATCCACCCCTGCGGTGGCGGAAGCGGCCGCCCCCCGGCCCGCGCCACCGCCCGGCCGGCCGCGAAGCTCTCCCCCGGCCAGAACCGGCCACGGGCGAACGCATTCGCCGCGGGTGCCGCTTCTCCCTGCCGGCATACCACGCCACGCGGACGGTGAGAGCCTCCTCTCCGCCGGCGACGGCCCCGTGGCGGCCGCTCTAGCGCCCGCCCGTCGCCTTGCGCGGCGCCAGCTGGATGCCGGCTCCCTTCAGGTCGGCCACCGCCGCCTCGATGACGGTGTCGGCCTCCTCGTCACCCATGCGGAGCCCGTGCGAAGCGGCCAGCCGGCGAAGGCGCCGCTCCGCCTCGCTCTTCTTCATGGTCCCGTCCCATCCGTAGACGGCGCCCATCTCCTCTACCGCTCGCACCACGATGCGGGCGATCTGCATCAGGCGGACCAGCCGCTCCGGATCCCGCGCCACCCGCCGCAGGAAGTACCCCACCACGGCGCCCACGCCGGCGAGGAGGGCGTCGCCCCAGCTCAGCTCCATCCTGCTCCACCCCTGGACCGGCATATGCGGCGGCGAAACCGCCGGACGCCCCCCGGAACGGCGACGGCACGCCGGTCGGCGGCGTGCCGTCACCCTCTCGAACAGGCCAAGGCCCGGCCTCCCGCCCGCCGCGCGGGCTCAGGCGACCCGCGAGGACCGCCGCACCAGGCGCGGTCCCATCTCCCGGCGCAGGCGGAGGAGCTCCGCCCGCACCCGCAGGTAGCCCACCGTCGCCAGCAGCAGGAAGCCTGCCACCGCGATCGCCTCGTCCAGGAGCAGCAGCTGCCCCACCCCCCGAGGAAGCCACCGGTCTCCGCACACCGTCTGGCGGTTGTTTCGCCGATCCCGGCGCAGGGGTGGCACCGTCCCTGCACCGGCCACTATACCACGGCGACGGTACGGGCGACCGGCGCCCCCCGGCGGGGCCTGCACCCGCCCGGCCGTGAAGCGGCGCCTCGTGTCGCGGGTAATTTCTACGCGGAGTCACATTGCCGCCCTGAGGAATCCTGCGTACGCGAGTGCCGGTGCCGGCCACCGCAGGCAGCGAGCATTTCTTTTCACTGCTTGCAATCAAGGGCGGGCGCCCTCCAGCTCGGCGCCAGGTTGATTCCGGCGTACACCATCGGCCTCCGGTGTGCTGAGGCCGGTCGATCGCCCGGCCCCGCGTTCCGCTCATGAGAAACGGCGCTCGCCCTGCGGGCGAAGCGCTGGCGCCGGCCGCTTCCCACCGGCAGGAACGTCCTGCTTGTCGCAAATCGTAAGGGCGGCGGCGGCGGCGAACGGCATATTGACGACGGCCTGCGACGCTCCTAGCATCCGGGGTGGACTCCGGCCGGTATGCGGTATGCCATTCCACCCGCGGCCGAGTGCCTCGCGGGATCCGTGCTCCTCCCGCCCGGGCCTGCTCATTCAAGCTCGAACGGCTCAGGATTGCCCGCCCACGAGCGCGCCCGCCGACCCCCGCCGATGGTATGCCGTATGCCCCCGCTCCCACCCTGACTGCGGCCCGTTGGCCGTCAGGGGCGACCTTCCGGCGCAGTGAAGGGCAGCCGGCCTGCGGCTGTACGAAGGAGGCGCAGGTAGCGGATGAGCGCAGCGACGGCACCGGTCAGGACGGCTTCACGCTGGTGGCAAGTGGTCTACGCGATCGTGGTCATGCTGATGATCTCCGTCTACGAGTACACCTTCACCCTCTTCCAGGCTCCTCTGCAGCGCTCCCTGGGTTCCAGCCTCTCCATGATCGGCCTGACGTACACCTTCTACGTGGTGGTCCAGGCGCTGGGCCAGATTCCGGGCGGCGCCCTCATGGACCGCATCGGGCCGCGCTGGGTGATGACGGTGGCCGCCCTCTTCGCCGGACTGGGCTGGATCTTCTCCTCGCTCGCCCGCCAGATCTGGCAGCTCTGGTTGGCCTACGGTATCGGCAGCATCGGCCCCGCCATCGTCTACGCCTGCGCCATGAGCATTGCCCTCAAGTGGTTCCCGGAGCCGCGCATGAAGGGCCTGGTTTCGGGGCTGAACGCCGCCGGTTTCGGCGCGGGCTCCGCCCTCTTCATCCCGGTGGTGGCCTCGCTGATCAGCGGCTCGCCGGACGGCTGGCGGACCGCCTTCCTGATCTTCGGCATCGCGCAGCTGCTGGTCATCCTGGTGCTGGCCCAGGTACTGCGCTATCCGCCGGCCGGATGGACGCCGGAGGGATGGGATCCGCGGCGCCAGGCCCGGCAGGGACGCGCCCCGGCCAGCACGACGCGGCCGTGGACGCCCGGTGAGATGCTGCGGACCTGGCAGTTCTATGCGCTCTGGATCAGCTTCGCCTTTACCGCAGCCGCCGGCCTGATGATCGCCGGCAACCTGGCCGCCATCGGCAAGAGCGCCGGCTTCGGCGAGGCGGCCGGGCTGGTGGTGCTGGCCATCACCCTCTCCCGCATCACCAACGGCCTCGGCCGCGTCTTCGCCGGCTGGCTCTCGGACCGCATCGGGCGGCCGCTCACCATGGGCATCTTCTACCTGCTCATGGGCCTGACGCTCTTCGCGCTGCGCGCGACGGGCTCCTCGCCGGCCGCCTTCCTGGTGCTGAGCATCCTCTTCACCTTCTTCTGGGGGCCCATCTTCGTCCTCAACCCGGCGGCCGTGGGCGACTACTACGGCTCCGAGCACTCCGGGATCAACTACGGGATCCTCTAC
Encoded proteins:
- a CDS encoding S-layer homology domain-containing protein, which gives rise to MTGSPVRSSRRRRRLGRLRGERSGEGRGTGTEARRARKRGAARLLAALLVTVLFGAGSGFRAGRVAWADRFWDLYQAGEAAYRAGDLARAVADWRAILTLSAGHSDPTSLERVAVFAAKLAQAEADRGFYPQAVAAWRQSADAWNALGHPQSALGPASLAREYRTDLRLYARLPADPAAGLLDGSGALTGGTYDADPAVGMDLSRIPGYVGRPQAILAYLVWGQPLPAWVAQAVTAQQVPLQLALEPEGGLSQAYDDVYLRQLVRDLDALGVPVLLRFAHEMNGSWVPWGGQPEAYRQAFRHVADVVHATSSRVYMVWAPNVQPADTLPEYYPGDDAVDFVGVDFYADQAFYAAKPQDRPLMEAIYNQGPNLDPLDDLAQVYQLYAERKPILVAETGVDLVQHETGQVDAAWAVRNVRRLWGYIPLLYPRVKGVFYFDQADQGGPGRDYHLKGPLLEAYRQAVQDPYYVTRFDQSAPYRYQELTDGRETPASLSLAAYVRLPHPAVDRVEYWLDGRRLAVATGVPYAVQLELPEGAHALEVRAYDQGGALAARRSWSVEVQGGQASWSAGPLVALPLDVPLGDLAGSWARDAVAEMVRLGGVAGYPDGSFRPGQAVTRAEMVSIVAGTLGFRLIAAGDRLPSVPRSHWAKGLLEGAAEEGLLAPEEVGSGFLPDRPVTRGEIAVWLVRALGDRDPAAHGYGGATGFADDAAIPAWQRPYVAEARALGLVSGYPDGSFLAGRGAVRAEAAVMVLRAFHLQLQRTGGTT
- a CDS encoding FTR1 family protein; its protein translation is MDPMTAQAAGGYGALDIAVLVLREGFEALLVVLALLGLAARSPAGERRRQETAVAAGIGGGLLLALLLAWAVRRWLAAEAAAAGRELVSGLAGLAAVVLMLGVGSWLHERSTAAGWNRYLKQQMESAAARGSLLRLALVAGTAVLREGVEVVAFFAGLAASVAAGQAALGLVLALLLLAAAGFAALRFGWRLPTQRVFLVASLLLDVLAFKFAGAGIHALQEAGLVPESAAPLPGFAPLGLYPTWQSSLAQLVVLLAVTAFWLEARRRDRAALGAS
- a CDS encoding 4Fe-4S binding protein, with the translated sequence MAYVICEPCIGVKDKSCQEVCPVNCIVEGEDQLYIDPSLCIDCSLCVGVCPVSAIYFQEDVPDQWKSYIEKNANFFANK
- a CDS encoding phage holin family protein, which gives rise to MELSWGDALLAGVGAVVGYFLRRVARDPERLVRLMQIARIVVRAVEEMGAVYGWDGTMKKSEAERRLRRLAASHGLRMGDEEADTVIEAAVADLKGAGIQLAPRKATGGR
- a CDS encoding OFA family MFS transporter gives rise to the protein MSAATAPVRTASRWWQVVYAIVVMLMISVYEYTFTLFQAPLQRSLGSSLSMIGLTYTFYVVVQALGQIPGGALMDRIGPRWVMTVAALFAGLGWIFSSLARQIWQLWLAYGIGSIGPAIVYACAMSIALKWFPEPRMKGLVSGLNAAGFGAGSALFIPVVASLISGSPDGWRTAFLIFGIAQLLVILVLAQVLRYPPAGWTPEGWDPRRQARQGRAPASTTRPWTPGEMLRTWQFYALWISFAFTAAAGLMIAGNLAAIGKSAGFGEAAGLVVLAITLSRITNGLGRVFAGWLSDRIGRPLTMGIFYLLMGLTLFALRATGSSPAAFLVLSILFTFFWGPIFVLNPAAVGDYYGSEHSGINYGILYSAKAAGGVFAGFVAGALAARTGSWTLDFYLAGGMAVLAGLIAFTLRQPAEPTSAAHPLAPEAMQQGLSG